From a single Hypomesus transpacificus isolate Combined female chromosome 14, fHypTra1, whole genome shotgun sequence genomic region:
- the exosc6 gene encoding exosome complex component MTR3 has protein sequence MPTDTKRVQGPEVSQSPYIFCLSPPKRPIADSRIDGRQRGQVDVRPVFVRCGLVSQAKGSAYIEAGNSKLMCCVYGPKEIERKDELDMKCGRMMTDMRFAPFSCRERGSWIQGSEEKDLSLMLLESLKPGVRLHKYPRSQIEVNVMVLENDGSVLAHAVTCASLALADAGIEMYDLVLGCSIQQDGATYLIDPTCVEESSSTVSLGSGENQGNLTVAFLPSLNQISGLQSDGEMDEETLTSGVRICIEGCFKLYPVIQQALSRAVRRKAPPPES, from the coding sequence ATGCCGACAGACACTAAAAGGGTACAAGGCCCAGAAGTATCTCAAAGTCCGTATATCTTCTGCCTATCGCCTCCAAAGCGTCCCATTGCCGATTCTCGGATAGATGGGAGGCAACGAGGCCAAGTGGACGTCCGACCCGTGTTTGTCCGCTGCGGGCTGGTCAGTCAAGCAAAAGGGTCAGCCTACATAGAAGCGGGGAACTCAAAACTGATGTGCTGTGTCTACGGGCCCAAGGAAATTGAACGAAAGGACGAGCTAGATATGAAATGCGGGAGAATGATGACTGACATGAGATTTGCCCCGTTCTCCTGTAGGGAGAGGGGGTCGTGGATCCAGGGCAGTGAAGAGAAAGACCTGTCGCTGATGCTACTAGAAAGCCTGAAGCCAGGGGTGCGCCTCCACAAGTACCCCCGTTCCCAGATCGAGGTGAACGTAATGGTGCTGGAAAATGACGGTTCAGTCTTGGCTCACGCCGTCACGTGTGCATCCCTCGCACTAGCGGATGCTGGTATCGAGATGTACGACCTGGTCCTTGGGTGCTCTATCCAACAGGACGGCGCCACCTACCTGATAGACCCCACTTGTGTAGAGGAGAGCAGCAGCACTGTGTCTTTGGGAAGCGGTGAAAACCAAGGCAACCTTACCGTTGCTTTCCTCCCTAGCCTAAACCAGATATCGGGTTTGCAGTCGGACGGCGAGATGGACGAAGAGACACTGACTTCCGGAGTCCGCATCTGCATCGAGGGTTGCTTTAAATTGTACCCAGTCATCCAGCAAGCTTTGtccagagctgtgaggaggaaaGCCCCCCCACCAGAGAGTTGA